The following are encoded together in the Ketobacter sp. MCCC 1A13808 genome:
- a CDS encoding calcineurin-like phosphoesterase C-terminal domain-containing protein yields MFRIKKLAVGISLGTALLAGTSIPTLAQTRQSHERWNPPHQSDTYRAEVETIASKNGKLTRKFVKGTVFEDRNRNGKLDRREQGISGVMVSNGKDVVLTDNKGQYTLPAKTGGLKNFTVFVTKPAGFELPVDQDNIPQFYYHHMPQGSPQMQFDGLPATGPQPKAINFPMVRGAYKKHFKIAVSGDPQPYSNNEVGYVRDSLANELAMRDDLEIVLIEGDIMGDDLGLYPRFKRIMSAVGKPVYFVPGNHDLNFDAPTDENSLDTFKREWGPSYYSFDIGDVHFVTLDNMRYPCTPDIDNADGKHDFCNDPQTAPTYNGIIDAAQMEWLANDLALVPEDKLLVFSMHVPLVSYVDMTSTKHQTDNAQWLYDLVGNRPAVALSGHTHTLENFLPGEYYEGWQESLGLGPTPFPHIITGATSGSWWSGDIDEFNLPMSIQKLGAPRGYLIFEFHGNSYSNRFKAAAKSEQEQMSVDFLSPTFLGWYQTMKDWASMPSASRPETPPVNINDLADTSILTADDLAGGTQLMINVWNGSRDSRVWVEIDGKSAVQAQRTQSGNGEGKAVSLDPFALKKQMYVFRYAAKSESGNERTQGFEQFRGSHYGTADPQPISRSNWTESSNHIWAIDIPADLENGIHTVKITTQDQFGKTYTSHKTFEVMEERPAPYFRTELFE; encoded by the coding sequence ATGTTCAGAATAAAAAAATTGGCTGTTGGTATTTCACTGGGGACTGCATTGCTGGCGGGTACCAGCATTCCGACGCTCGCTCAAACACGTCAATCTCATGAAAGGTGGAACCCGCCACATCAGTCCGACACCTATCGTGCAGAAGTAGAAACCATTGCCTCCAAAAACGGAAAGCTGACCCGTAAGTTCGTTAAGGGTACCGTTTTTGAAGACCGCAATAGAAACGGAAAACTGGATCGTCGCGAACAAGGTATCTCCGGCGTTATGGTTTCCAACGGCAAAGACGTTGTTCTTACAGACAACAAAGGCCAATATACCTTGCCGGCCAAAACAGGCGGACTGAAAAATTTTACCGTATTCGTCACCAAGCCTGCTGGCTTTGAGCTCCCTGTTGACCAGGATAATATTCCTCAATTCTACTATCACCACATGCCCCAAGGGTCACCGCAAATGCAATTTGACGGGCTGCCGGCAACCGGCCCTCAACCCAAAGCGATTAATTTTCCAATGGTGCGGGGCGCGTATAAGAAGCATTTCAAAATAGCGGTGTCCGGGGATCCTCAACCTTATTCGAATAACGAAGTTGGCTATGTTCGTGATTCCCTGGCCAATGAACTTGCCATGCGTGACGATCTGGAAATCGTTTTAATTGAAGGCGACATTATGGGCGACGACCTCGGCCTCTACCCTCGCTTCAAACGCATTATGAGTGCTGTGGGTAAGCCGGTTTATTTTGTTCCCGGCAACCACGACCTGAACTTCGATGCACCCACGGATGAAAACAGCCTGGATACGTTTAAACGGGAATGGGGGCCGAGCTACTACTCATTTGATATTGGTGATGTCCACTTCGTCACACTGGATAACATGCGTTACCCCTGTACTCCGGATATTGATAATGCAGATGGCAAACATGATTTCTGTAATGATCCGCAGACAGCGCCAACCTACAACGGCATTATCGATGCTGCACAAATGGAATGGCTGGCGAACGATCTTGCACTGGTGCCAGAAGACAAATTATTGGTGTTCAGCATGCACGTTCCGCTGGTTTCCTATGTGGATATGACATCAACCAAACACCAGACCGACAACGCACAATGGCTATATGATCTGGTGGGCAACCGACCCGCCGTTGCACTCAGCGGGCACACCCATACTCTGGAAAACTTTTTACCCGGTGAATATTACGAAGGGTGGCAGGAATCATTGGGACTGGGACCAACGCCATTCCCGCATATTATTACCGGGGCAACATCCGGTTCCTGGTGGTCCGGCGATATTGATGAGTTCAATTTGCCCATGTCAATACAAAAATTGGGGGCACCTCGGGGCTATCTGATTTTTGAGTTCCATGGCAACAGCTATTCCAACCGGTTTAAAGCAGCAGCCAAGTCCGAACAGGAGCAAATGTCCGTTGATTTTCTCTCGCCCACATTCCTGGGCTGGTATCAAACCATGAAAGACTGGGCTTCAATGCCTTCTGCGAGCCGTCCTGAGACACCGCCGGTCAACATCAACGACCTTGCAGATACCAGCATCCTCACCGCAGACGATCTGGCCGGTGGTACTCAGCTTATGATTAACGTCTGGAACGGCAGTCGTGATTCCCGCGTTTGGGTTGAAATCGATGGCAAATCCGCCGTGCAGGCTCAACGTACGCAATCCGGCAATGGCGAAGGCAAAGCGGTGTCTCTGGATCCGTTTGCACTGAAGAAGCAAATGTATGTCTTCCGTTATGCTGCTAAAAGCGAATCCGGAAATGAGCGCACCCAGGGCTTTGAACAATTCCGCGGCTCTCATTACGGCACCGCCGACCCTCAACCGATTAGCCGTTCCAATTGGACCGAATCTTCCAATCATATCTGGGCAATCGACATTCCCGCTGATCTGGAAAACGGCATTCACACAGTGAAAATCACTACCCAGGACCAATTCGGCAAAACCTACACCAGCCACAAGACGTTCGAGGTCATGGAAGAGCGACCCGCCCCTTATTTCCGTACGGAATTATTTGAATAG